A stretch of Brachyhypopomus gauderio isolate BG-103 chromosome 3, BGAUD_0.2, whole genome shotgun sequence DNA encodes these proteins:
- the LOC143510075 gene encoding uncharacterized protein LOC143510075, translating into MEKEKRYHCLDCGKSFTKHSHLKKHHRIHTGEKPYHCSECGKSFIEQSNLKKHQRIHTGEKPYHCSECGKSFIEQSNLKKHHRIHTGEKPYHCSECGKSFTTQTNLKKHQRIHTGEKPYHCSECGKSFTQQSILQLHQRIHTGEKPYHCSECGKSFTERSNLQRHQHIHTGEKPYHCSECGKSFPEQRSLQRHQRIHTGEKPYHCSECGKSFTRQSNLQLHQHIHTGEKPYHCSECGKSFTQQSSLKKHQVIHTGEKPYHCSECGKSFTQQSSLKNHQRIHTGEKPYHCSECGKSFTQQSNLQLHQRIHKGEKPYHCSECGKSFTQQSNLNEHQRIHTGEKPYHCSECGKSFTQQSNLQLHQRIHKGEKPYHCSECGKSFTQQSHLQRHQRFHTGVCSGE; encoded by the coding sequence atggaaaaggagaaaaggTACCACTGCTTAGATtgtggaaagagttttactaaacacagtcatctcaaaaaacaccatcgcattcacacaggagaaaagccataccactgctcagagtgtggaaagagttttattgaacagagtaatctcaaaaaacaccagcgcattcacacaggagaaaagccatatcactgctcagagtgtggaaagagttttattgaacagagtaatctcaaaaaacaccatcgcattcacacaggagagaagccatatcactgctcagagtgtgggaagagttttactacacagactaatctcaaaaaacaccagcgcattcacacaggagagaagccatatcactgctcggagtgtgggaagagttttactcaacagagtattcttcaactgcaccagcgcattcacacaggagagaagccatatcactgctcagagtgtgggaagagttttactgaaCGGAGTAATCTTCAAcggcaccagcacattcacacaggagagaaaccatatcactgctcagagtgtgggaagagttttcctgaacagagaagtcttcaacggcaccagcgcattcacacaggagagaagccatatcactgctcagagtgtgggaagagttttactagacagagtaatcttcaactgcaccagcacattcacacaggagagaagccatatcactgctcagagtgtgggaagagttttactcaacagagtagtctcaaaaaacaccaggtcattcacacaggagagaagccttatcactgctcagagtgtgggaagagttttactcaacagagtagtctcaaaaatcaccagcgcattcacacaggagagaagccatatcactgctcggagtgtgggaagagttttactcaacagagtaatcttcaactgcaccagcgcattcacaaaggagagaagccatatcactgctcggagtgtgggaagagttttactcaacagagtaatctcaacgaacaccagcgcattcacacaggagagaagccatatcactgctcagagtgtgggaagagttttactcaacagagtaatcttcaactgcaccagcgcattcataaaggagagaagccatatcactgctcggagtgtgggaagagttttactcaacagagtcatCTTCAACGGCACCAGCGCTTTCACACAGGAGTGTGCTCTGGAGAATAA